The genomic interval GGGTGGAGCTCAAATAACCTTTTTAACCCAAGGAATTGCAAAACcaagcacatttttttaaagctgccgTTTTGGAGAGCCCCTCAATAAAGGCACATGGAAAGCACCTGGAGAAGAGGCCGTGGCACTACAGAAAttcccccggggctgcccgtgtgcccaccctgccccacagtgccaggaaggaaaacaaacagcagcagaaagcagaaaacttcCAGTCTCTGCGCTGTTAATTATGATCTTACtttgcacagagaagctgtcaTTCAGGCGCCGGTAATGGATAGTTTCTATTTCAATTCTCCCTCCACCCTATTATCTTTTATAAATCCAGCCAGGCCGGTGATGGATTGATAAGGGCCGGTCCCGGCGGCTCGGCTCCCGCGCACACCCAACTTCTgtatctttttaaatatttcactcGCTTGAGATCTTTATTTCACGTTTCGATTTCCTGTAGCACGGTGGATTTATCTTAGTCACCCAGACAAGTTGTCTCCGAGTCTCTCATCTTCTGCCCTCCCTACAGCCCGGGATAAATCCGGCCCTGGCGCCCCACGGACCGCGCCGGTCCCGGCCCAAAGGGGGCCAGGGAAGCCCCAGGCCGGCCACCAGCGGCGAGTTCAGTGCCCAGACCCCGCTCTGGCCCTGCCAAGGCGGCTCCAGCTCGGCTGGAAAAGCGTCGGgacagcggggccggggcagctgcTCGAAGCCCAGCCCGGGATGGCCCCGGGGCAGGCGGCCGtgccagccagcagccctgccagctcccggGCCGGCAGGCAGGGGCCATCCACACCGGGATGTGCTCATCCCCTCTAAAGCACAGCTTTTTGAATGTCCCAccagccgggagcagagggagcatgGCACGCTGCCAGGGGAGCGCACCCCGGGGAGGAGATGGGAGCGCTCAAACCGAAATAACAGCggagaaaaaacagcaaacaggTAAAGCCGAGTCACCTTCCCGctgccctgcccgtggcagcgCCGAGCGCGATCAGGCAGCACCCCCTGGTGCCAccgcggcaccggcaccggaGCGCCGGGAGAGCGCGGCACGGGAAGGCACCGGAGAGCCGGGAGAGCTCGGCACGGGAAACCTGGAGAGACGGGAGAGAGCTGCCCGGGAAacctggagagcagggagagcgCGGCACGGGAAACCGGGAGAGACGGGAGAGCTCGGCACGGGAAACCGGGAGAGACGGGAGAGCTCGGCCCGGGAAGGCACCGGAGAGCCGGGAGAGAGCTGCCCATGAAACCTGGGGAGCCGGGAGAGAACTGCCCGGGAAACCTGGAGAGCCGGGAGAGCTCTGCCCATGAAACCTGGGGAGCCGGGAGAGCTCTGCCCGGGCTGGGGCTCGCCCCCCGCTCTCCCCGCAGGGACGCACAGGGATGCCCcgcagagccagcacagctctcctgcctcGCTCCGAGCACAAAGCCGCTGCTCTGGGACCGTCCCCGGCCCTCCTGCCCAGGACCAAGGGAATCCAGGGGATTTccctcctggggagcagctctggttcGTGGCAGGACACGGAGCTCGGGCCcgctcctctccccagctcttGGGGTGATTTCCTCCCCCAGGATCAAACCCAGCAGCGGGCCACCCAGGAACTCCATCTGCAGGAAGGTGATTTATCTCCAGGGGAAGCCATGGAAATTCCCAAACGCTCTTAAATATCCATTTTCTGGCTCTAAACCATCAGTAAGTTGCCAGCTGGGGAATGCATTTGTCTGCTCCCCTctgtgtattttctgcttttcattataATTTGCTAAATAATACATTACAATGAGTTATTTATCACACTCAGCCCCTTCACGATGCCTCCTCCATGGCGGGGAATTTCACCCGTAAATCAGACACACAAATGTCTGCTGGCATGGCTGCAGGTTTaaccctgccccagcaccctccacctgccccagcagctcccagctctgctgggagccacCACGGGCTTCAACGACAGCCAGCCCAGGGAAAAGGGACAAGCTCCAGCACTGGGAGTGaccagaggcacagcagggacacctgcagAGCCCCCGGGCTCCTGGGGACTGTGAGCACGGAGCTTGGCCAGCTCCAGGTTGTCACTGCTGGGAAATGAGACAAGGACAGTGCTCATCTTCAGCAGGAACACCGGGAGGGAAAATTTATGATCCCTCCTTTCCAAGTCGCCGTGTCCCTCCCTTTGAAACAAATTGGTTTGCAAATATGGATTAATTTAACTTCACACAACAGCATCCGGGCCCACAGATTGGGAAAGTCAAGGCATGGAAGGGAAAATTTCAAAAAAGCAGAACTAGGAACAAAACCCTCTCTCCGTGCTTTAACTACAAAATCATCTTTCCTCATTAGCAGCTAATCAGAACTACCAGAGGGGAAGAGATTACAGACAGGGCGGAGAGGGGAGTAActcacagaaatacagacatCAGAGcagattttcatttatttaccCATTTATCACAGTGAGTCACAGGCTTCGAGTTCATGAGTCTGCATCAGCCTTGCAGGATTTTGGGATGCAATCTCCCGAATCTCAAAAGCCAACGGGTCACAGCCACGTGCCAtctcaggaaggagaaaatcagCACTTTGGGGTTGGTCAGGGGAAGTCTGAGATTgctttgcctgctggattaAAACGAGCCTCTAAtcttccctgccagctcctaATCTCCCCGGGAGCCCAGATGCCTTATCTGGAACCTGCTCCGTGGAGAGCAGCCCAGGttggcagctctgggatggcatCCAGCGGCCCTGGGAgccgggcaggggcagccaggggagCCGAGGTGCCCCAGGGTGCCCcgtgctgccccagccagcGGGGCTGCCCTGAGCACCAGCACCAAACCTGGGCAGTTGTtcctcagctgagcagctccagaacgagccctgcagcccttctgCTCCTCCACACACCTCTGTGTGCTTGGACACCAAAATAAACCACCAGCAGCTCGGgggccttttcccctccctgtttttccccaaaattatTTGCAAGAAGCCAAGAGCTGCATTTACCCGAGGCAGGGAATGCCTCGTTCAgagctttcctttctctccgTCGttcatcccagctctgcacaagTGAGGAGAGGCTCCCACACCTGAGCACCACCCCTgacactgccctgggctggcccaAGGTCCCCGTGGGTCACAGCAGCCCCGGGATGTCCCACAGGGCTCCGCCTGCTCAGAGCGTTCCCTGGGCATTCCCAGCCCACGCTGGGAAACGAGGAACGTGTTTTCAAATCAGAGCAGGAAATGGTGTCTTTGTGTCAGGCAAGTGGAAGAAATCCAGGACCAAGAGACTGCAGAGCCTTTCCACTTCAGACAGCAGGTGCTCTCCAAGATGTGGTTATGGCAACAAAATAAATGATGGATAATTGCTTTTGTGACAACTTGCCAATTAAATTAGACTCAGCAGAATAACATAATGACAATTTGTTATGCTCTGGTGGGCACTAACACACCAATCATAATTAAATGCTATGACTGAAATAGAATGCTGCTGTACACAGGAATATATAACCCCAATTCCCTCCCAGTGAAACATTATAGGTTCAGACTTGATTTCAATTTCTGGAGGATAATAGCATTAGCGCACATCAGAATGAGCTTGCAGtatgcagagaggcagcagcagcagcacagggacacgcAGAGCCAAGGGCAGCTGAGCCACCGGCTCCTGCGGGACCCCCCGGCAGCGGGGACAGCCCAAaccactgctggggctgggggattTCAAACCTCGGGCTGGGGGAGAGACCCTGGGAGTGACCCTGGCTTCAGGGAGAGACCCTGGGAGTGACCCTGGGAGTGACCCTGGCTTCAGGGAGAGACCCCGGCCCCGGGGAGAGACCCTGGCCCCGGGGGAGCAGCCCCACTGCAGACACTGAGGCCAGAGCTCATCGGGATGGGGCCGCAGGGGTTTCTTGGGGCAGCATTTCCCTTTctgcccctgcacagcagcccctggcagccaggcCGGGCGGTGGGACGCACACAGGGGGTGCCAAAGGGGCCGTGGCTGCCATCCCTGGGTCACAGCTGACCCACGAGGGGGTCAGGCCCTGCCAGGACAACATTTACTGgtgagacagcagcagctctgtcgctgctgagctcagcccgCTGCTCCCACTGGTTTGCTCAGTTTGCTCtgaccctcctgctgctctgctctgcccagaggagctgagtgCTGCACCTGACACAGCCCAGAACTCTCCGGCCAGGAATTTCTGTGCCATGGACATTGCTGGTGCTGCAGAAGCAAAACTCTGCAAAAAGCACCAAACCCAACTGGTTGAAAAGCCCCAGTTCAGAGCCAGGaccaggcaggaggcagaactgACACTGCCCGGGTCCTGCAAAGCAGGAGCCACTTCTGTGCCACCCCCTCTCCAGGGTGAGACCCGGCACATCAGAGCCAGCGCCCTGCTCTGGTTCCACAGCCATTTTCCTGACAGACACAGACTTCTGGAATATTCCAAAGCTCCAAACGGGGCAGGTTTGAGGACCAAATGtgtgtgctcagcagggctgggcagaggcacaTCCCAGAGGATTCCACAGAGTGGCAATGCCAACAATTTTATATCTTACTTGGGGCCATGTTCTTTAACCACTAAACCCTTTATTTATTATCTGCCTCGGTGAAGCTCGGCGTTGGCAAGGTCAGATCACCTGTTTTTCCAGCAAAGCTGATGAATTATTTTGGCTGCTCCAGACATTAGGCCTGATCCTATTAAATCCTTAGTTCCCCTGCCCTCAACACATACCAGGGGATAATCCACGGCCCAGGAACACGTgagggggctgagcagggctctgggggcagctgcCCGTGGGTTCAAACAGAGCCCAagctcagagcccagctctgcagccctgaccAGAGGGACTGCAGGTGTTTGTTCCAGCAGGACACCTCTGCACTGTCTGGGGAAACATCGGTGCAAGGAACGCTGCAGTACCCCTGGGACATTCCTCCAGTCACCCCTGCActctgccagagggcaggcagctctgcaccccaaaacccagcccaCATTTTTGGGACCTGGCCCTGCAGaacctgcagcctggctgtgcaaGGCGTTCCCTGCCCGCTGTCTTTGGAGCCTCAGGAGCCAGGGCTCGGTGTAAGCGACACCTCGGCATTTAAAGTCGCTGCAAATATCCCGGCAGCCAGCGGCAGGAGCTGCGCCGAGCCCTCGGGAGGAAGGTCGGGAATCGGCTCGGGAAAGGTCACCGGGCTGCCCGGGCGGCGACCGCCGCTCTGCGGGCAGGACCGAGCGTCCCGATGGCGCTGCGGGGACATCACCGGACCGCAGGAGCTGTCCCGGGCAcggggacacagccctggagcccccggagcagcctctgccctgcaggacAGGGATCCCCGCTCCCCGGCGCTCTCCATCACCCGCGGCAGCTGCCCCGGAGCATCCCCCGCTGCCTCCCAGGGCAAGCCGCGATGCCTCTGCAGACTTTTCCTGGCCGAAGCCGGACTCGCAGCTCGCCTGCGGGAGCCCGGAGAGGCTGCGGGGCCCGGCaggagccgcggccgccgctcgGTGCCGGGAGCGCGGAGCGCGGCTCCCACCTAGCGGGGAGCGCCGGGGGACCGGGGGCTGCCCGACCGCTCCTGCTGCCGGGAGAAGGCCCCGACAGTGACAAATCGGCCCCCGGCTGCTGCCCACAAGGTCTTAATTAAATTCCCGCAGTCCCAGCAGGTCCCGACCGTCAGCATCGCCCTCGAACGCGGCCCCCGAGCGCCGCGCAGACCCGCTGCTTTAACTGGCTCTGTCTGAACTGCACCAAAGGCTCCGGCTCGCATCCCTGACCCCGCGGGATCCCCGACACCCACCAGACACAGCAAACCCACGGCGCCGAGCCTTCCAACCCCTCCTCCATCACCCACAGCCTGCCCGGGGCCGGCTCTGCccgggcagctccagcagagcattCCCACATTCACACCCCGGCACGACCCCTGCTCGCCCTCCCCTCCACCGAAGCACGGGGTCCCGCACAGATTTCCAGCCTCTCCCGCTCGCTTGGCCGCGTACCTGTTCCAGGAGTCCGAGGCGAACTcggcagggcagcaggagccgccggggcaggagcggggccgggcacgGAGCTCACCCgcagctcctcacagccacGGCCCCTGCCCTTCCCCGGCCGGGGCTTGGCTCCCCGGACACGAGGCactcaccccaaaccccctcagcCGGGGCTTGGCTCCCCGGGCAGGAGACACTCgccccaaaccccctcagcTGCGGCCGTCGCTGTGGCCACGGTAATTAACGAGCTACAGCTGGCCCCCATCACTGTCCCAGGTGAGCTGCAGCTGGTCCCCATCACCGTCCCAGGTGAGCTGCAGCTGGTCCCCGTCACTGTCCCAGGTGAGCTGCAGCTGGCCCCCATCACTGTCCCAGGTGAGCTGCAGCTGGCCCCCATCACCGTCCCAGGTGAGCTGCAGCTGGTCCCCATCACTGTCCCAGGTGAGCTGCAGCTGGCCCCCATCACCGTCCCAGGTGAGCTGCAGCTGGTCCCCATCACTGTCCCAGGTGAGCTGCAGCTGGCCCCCATCACTGTCCCAGGTGAGCTGCAGCTGGTCCCCATCACCGTCCCAGGTGAGCTGCAGCTGGCCCCCATCACTGTCCCAGGTGAGCTGCAGCTGGCCCCCATCACTGTCCCAGGTGGTTGCGGGCAGGAAAAGCCCCTGAGGGGTCTCAGGTCAGCGCCCCAGGTCACAGCTGCCCCCAGGGCAAACCCAAAGAGAGGAGGgaggttggtttgtttgtttgtttgttttcaacgcaaaataaaaccaattcCAAGTTTCTCCTTGcctctctgcacagcagcacacccCAGGGCTGTGCGAGGGCTCTAAAGATGTTCTTGCTGGATCTGGAGATGGATCAGTGCTAAAACAGACCTTTGCTCTTTGTAACAACCCCCTGAGAGGGTTTAACTCTTCTACGAGAGCAGACTGGGAGTGAAGTTTGACCTTGGGAGGGTGACTGATCAATTCTGCTGCAATCACATTGCTGCCAGGAGTGAAGCGGGGCACAGAAACCAAACCAGGGCCGTTTTGCACCCTGCTTGTCACTGCCAGCgagccctcctgcagcccagcagctccagcccggGCAGGCAGAGAGGGCCTGGACGCCACTCACACCTGTGAGTGAGGGTGGTGCCAGTCCGGGGTTGTAAAGAATCACAAAcgaaacaaaaccaccaaaaatctCAAAGAAAAGACTCAAAACGGTTTTTCACAGAGCCCGAGCCAAAACGTTTAATGAAAGATCAGGCAGGCACTGGGTGTGCAGGCACGGGAAGAGCTCCCTCCTAGTCCCAGGAGggttggttgttgtttttgtcCCTGCCAGATTGCCAGTGACTGCTCCTAAGCAGCATCACCTTCCTCCCGTTTCCACACTTCCCAGGTGGCCAATTTCACCAGGAGCCACCAAAACCTGCCAACTCCCCATTTTCTGCTACTGCCACCCCTCATCCCGCTCTGAACCCGAGCAAATGAGGGGATGGGCAGAGCACGTCGTGGCACTTCTATAAATAGCACCCTTCCTCAGTCAGCTATAGAAAGATGACACTGCAGACAGCTGCTGGAACACATCAAACAGGATCTGCATTGCCCCAGCAGGaaacagctgcactgctgctcaccAGACACCTGAACAGGCAGAACTTCCAGCTTGTAAGGGAAATGGTTTAATTCTCCACTTTCACACTCGGTATTTTCCAACTCAGTTTCAGAAAACAGTCGtgaacattaaaacaaaataagattttctgtgattttatcaGCGTGGAGCTGGACAGAGCAGAACACGTGTGCCATGGACAAGCCTGGAGGGCACCAGGATCCCGTTCCTCGGGGCACTGTCCCCAAAGAGGGCTGGAgggggctcctggcaggggacagggcccagcagggctgtcaggagggacagggattCTCCTTCTGTGTcgctgcctgctctgggggctgctcctcccCGTCCTTCCTCTTCTGCAGCTCGCCCAGCACggcctggagctggggctgccaggcaggatccCTGGATGCAGCACCCTGCAGggaaggacagcagagatcACGTGAAGCAGGGTGGGAAAAGCTTCAGGAGggaggctgaggagagcagcagccctctGAGAGCCGAGTTCATGCTGACATTGCTGTCAGCACATTCCCAGAGAGGCTGCTGACCTCCAGCTACAACACGGACAAATTGAAGCCACAACAGCAAACAGAGTTCCAAATGCTTCACACAGATGCACCGTGGATTACTGGAATGGTTATCAGTTCCACCtccagaaaaacagcttttctgacCCCCGAGGGCCTCAGCCTTGGCCAGACCCGTTGATGGTCTGGAGGACAGTGTTCTCTGCCCAGCAGAGGCACTTTGATCCCATCGGGtgtgcctgctgtgctgagggcttCACTCACACCCCTGGCAGGGGAGCTCCCTCaacccagcagccagggaacgCTGTGCCCATCTCATACTCACTTTATCCACTCCTCTTCTCTGTAGGAGGATGCCACTGGCTAAAAGggcttttcctgtttcttcaaACAATCTCTCCTCTTCaatcttcccctcctccttcagTTCATTGTATTTCTCCACAAACCTGGGTTGCAAAGCTGCTGTTTCACACTCCCAGAAGCTGCTCtggctccctggctgcaggggagcagggggcagccccaggaacaTTCCTGCTTTGACCATCACCTTACCTCTGGCAGGTGGATTTGAAGTTCAGCTGGGTCAGGTCGAAGGGCTTGGGGCCATTGCCATAAACTCTGTAAAACCTCCTGCTCGGGAGAGGAAACTGCTCAGATCTGGCACTGAGCCAGGAGCaaaggggcagcagcagggtcaggaCACGGAGGGCAGGAAGAGCgtgcacagcactgctcctccttccacagcagcctctgtggggctggcagcgccCAGGACAGGGCGGGGAGCCccggggacactgccaggcgtccctgccacagcagggctggcactgggcagcCTTCAGGGCCCCTGGCACCCCAAACCTGGCTGGGATTCTACAGAGCTTCTTTGTAAACTGCGCTGGTAAATTCATTGATCACAGCagccatggagctctgtgctgggcagggcccaGGGAGCCGCCAGCTCCGTGAGGAAcatggggcagggcaggaaaacCACCCTGATTTATCCCAAAAAACACTGTGATTTATACCCAAAACCACCCTGATTTATCCCCAAAACTACCCCCATTTATATCCCAAAAACCACCCTGATTCATCCCAAAACCCACCCTGATTTATCCCAAAACTACCCCCATTTATATCCCAAAAACCACCCTGATTCATCCCAAAACCCACCCTGATTTATCCCAAAACTACCCCCATTTATATCCCAAAAACCACCCTGATTTATCCCAAAACCCACCCTGATTTATCCCCAAAACTACCCCCATTTATATCCCAAAAACCACCCTGATTTATCCCCAAACCCACCCTGATTTATCCCAAAACTACCCCCATTTATATCCCAAAAACCACCCTGATTTATCCCAAAACCACCCCCATTTatccccaaaaaaacaccctgATTTATTCCCAAAACCATCCCCATTTATCCCAAAAATCATCCTGATTTATCCCAAAAAACACCTcggtttattaaaaaaatccccaccccGATTTATTCAAAAAACCACCCAGATTTATTAAAGAAACCACCCCGATttatcccaaaaaacccacccccatttaccccaaaaaccacctcgatttattaaaaaaacccattgaTTTATCCTAAAGACCACCCCCATTTATCCCAAAAAACACCCCATTAAATAAAACCCCTCAATTTATCCCAAAAACCACCttgattcattaaaaaaaagacaccccgatttattaaaaaaccccaccccagtTAATTAAAAAGAACCCACCCCGATTTATTCCAAAAAACACCCcgatttattaaataaaaataaacatttaccCAAACCCCCGATTTACCCCAACCCCCGGTGTACCGAACCCCCGGTGTACCGAacccccggtgtccccaa from Motacilla alba alba isolate MOTALB_02 chromosome 19, Motacilla_alba_V1.0_pri, whole genome shotgun sequence carries:
- the MRPS23 gene encoding 28S ribosomal protein S23, mitochondrial translates to MAATAGSRTQKIGSVFSRARNLVRIGLLEKPLWLDVYAAFPPLREPVYRVPRPRYGGRDPIGAVLYREDTVRARFYRVYGNGPKPFDLTQLNFKSTCQRFVEKYNELKEEGKIEEERLFEETGKALLASGILLQRRGVDKGAASRDPAWQPQLQAVLGELQKRKDGEEQPPEQAATQKENPCPS